The stretch of DNA tttgagcgcattcaggcacccctaaatcatatccgattgagctgagactTTGCACAAGGcatttttttgggtcaataaacaaaatgtacatggtcggtttttgaaatttgacacgaccattttcgctgccaccctaatctaCATAGATCTGAATATACAAGGTCGCCACTGTGTCCTCGATATGCCTACGTAGAAGAAACACCGAAACAAGTCATGTTTGGTTGCTCCAGATTAATTGTAGGACAAAACGAAAAATGTAATGCAAAAATATGCAACAACTATAATGTTGGACTGATGTGGGACACACGGTAATCAAAATCCAAATTTACAACGAATATGAAGAGAGGAATAACGATCGCATAGCCTCctcctgaaaaaatactgaGTGGTGTTCCCGAGAAGAAAAACGCACGGTGAGCGAGGGGATTGGTTTGGTGAGTAAAAAATATTCCCCTCATTCCTGCCTCCTTCCTCAAAAAACACCCATTTTCTAATCTCAACGAGTTTGAATAGTGTGTAGAAAATCAAAAGGGAGATAAAGAATCGGAAGTTCATGTGTGCGACCAAGCGAATACCGATCGATGACTGGGAACAGGAAGTGGCCATGAACAAATACCGAAGCAGCACATTAGGGTGCGATGGCTGGTTAGGAAGGTGAAGCTGAACAGTTGGACTCCAGTTCTTTGCGATTCCATATTCCTATCTTGCAAGCGAATGACACGATCTGCAACAACCACATCGATTtttacatgtttctttttggaAATTAAGGCAATGTCCTATATGTCACTCATAGAACACATTTCTGCTATACCGATTTATCAAAAAAGCCCTTTCCTGAAAGCAGTCTAGACTAAATTCGGAAGAAATTGAATGTGCGGAGATACTTAATTTGCTTAGTTTGAATGTTGGCGCGAAATTCATCAACTAAATAATCGATAGTGTTACTGTTGTACTTAATTTTGTTACTTTCCAGCCACCCTCAACACGAACGCGTATGAACAACAAACACCCGATATGTCTACGACCGTGCTTGCCCTTCGAACGCTTGGAACGTTCAATTTCGAGGGCCACAGTTTGCTCCCATTTGTGCAGCGTTGCGCGGATCATTTTCTCGTGAGCGAACAACAGGAGATACGAATCGAGGCGGTCCAAACATGCACCCTGCTGCTGAAGCTGGCCCTACAGTCGGTCGATTCCGCGGATGGTTCGGAAACGCTCACGCAGACTGTGGGTAATGTGCTGGAGAAGATTCTGATTGTCGGCATAACGGATGTTGACCCGAATGTGCGCTTGCGGGTTTTGAAATCCTTGGATGATACGTTCGACTCGCAGCTCGCCCAACCGTGGTTCCTGAGCTCgctgctgatgatgatgaatGATGAGGTGTTTGAGATTAGGGAACTTGCGATAATCATTATCGGTCGGCTGTCGGCGATAAATCCGGCCTACGTGATGCCCAGTTTGAGGAAGACGATGGTGCAAATTCTGACCGAGCTGGAGCACTCCGGGATGAGTCGAAACAAGGAGCAGAGTGCGAGAATGTTGGACCATTTGATCGTCAGCACGCCGCGATTGATTTCCTCGTACATGAGACCGATTTTGACAACGTTGGTACCGAAGCTGAAGGAACCCGAATCGAATCCGGGTGTGGTGCTGAATGTGCTGAGAGCGATCGGAGATTTGGCGGAGGTCAACGGTGGTCACCAGGTGCTGGATAAGTGGTCGAATGAGTTGTTTGCAATTTTGCTGGAGATGTTGAGCGACGCTGGTTCGACTGAGAAGAGAGCGGTGGCGTTGTGGACCTTAGGGCAGCTGGTCAGTGCCACCGGGAAGGCTGTCTCACCCTATCACAAGTATCCGAATCTTATTGATATTTTGATTAACTTCCTGAAAACTGAGCAACAATCCTATGTGAGACGGGAAACAATCCGGGTGCTTGGTCTTCTGGGAGCTTTGGATCCCTACAAGCATAAAATGAATCGTGGTTTGATCGACAGTCAGACGAACAATATTCTTATCTCGATATCGGACTCAAAAACCGATGAATATACCGATCTTTCCACCTCTGAGATGTTGATCAATATGGGAAATCAGCTTGAGGAGTACTACCCGGCAGTGGCTATCTCAACTCTGATGAAGATTCTCCGCGATCCAACACTGTCTCATCACCACATAAGTGTGGTTCAGGCGATTACGTTTATCTTCAAAAGCTTGGGCATCAAATGTGTTCCCTACCTCGCACAAGTGCTTCCGAGTCTTCTCGGAAACATTCGCAACGCTGAGATGAATCTTAAAGAGTTCCTCTTCCAGCAGCTCTCGATACTGATTGAGATCGTGAAGCAGCACATCATTGGCTTCATGgatgaaatatttcaactgatcaAAACATTCTGGGACAGTAACCATCCCCTCCAGTCGACACTCATCAATTTGGTGGAGAAAATCGCAATCGCTCTTGGGTGTGAGTTCAAAATCTATCTCTCCCAGTTGATGCCCCAAATTCTGCGAGTTCTACTGCATGACACCTCGAACAATCGAATTGTAACCGTGAAACTACTGTCGGCTCTTCAAAAGTTTGGCAACAACCTTGACGATTACCTGCATCTGATCATCCCGGCCGTCGTGAAGTTGTTCGAGCCAATCGATATCCCTTTCCAGGTTTCGCTGGCAGCGCTGGAAACTATAAATTACCTTGCAGAAATCGTTGACTTCACCGACTTCGCGTCCCGCATTATCCATCCGCTGGTGCGCGTGCTGGACAACCATCCGGGTCAGCTTCAGACAGCTGCCCTGCAAACCCTGTGCTCCATAATGATCCAACTGGGCAAGAAGTATCTGGTTTTCGTCCCGCACGTCAATCGCATTATGATCAAGCACAAAATCTCCTACACCGAGTACAACAAGTTGCTCACCAAGCTGCAGAGCAGCACTACCCTCGCGCTGGATGACGAGTTTCGGCTGCGCCAGGCCCGCTTCAAGAATCGCGAGATGTCGATGACCAGCGATACCACGATCCGCAAGCTGAACGTCTCCACCGTTGATCTTCAGCTAGCGTTCAAGGCGAATCGACGCGTCTCGAAGGACGATTGGTTGGAGTGGCTCCGTCGGCTCAGTATCGGACTGCTGAAGGAATCCAAGAGTCCGGCGTTGCGATCGTGCCGAACGCTGGCCCAAAACTATCCCCAACTGTTGAAGGATCTTTTCAACGCGGCTTTCGTGAGCTGTTGGACGGATCTGCCGGACAGTTTGAAGGAGGAGCTGTCGTCCAGTTTGAGGCAAGCGCTGATGGTGCCCGATCTGCCGGAGATCACGCAGACTATCTTGAATTTGGCTGAGTTTATGGAGCATTGTGAGAACGATGCGCTTCGGATTGATCCCAAGTTGCTCGGAGAGCGGGCGATGGAGTGTCGAGCCTATGCGAAAGCGTTGCATTACAAGGAGGAGGAGTTTCACAATATGAAGGAGAAGGATCAGAGTGTGTTCGAGTCGTTGATATTGATCAACAATAAATTGCAGCAGAAAGAAGCGGCGGAGGGATTGTTGGAGTATGCTCGGGAACACAGGAATGCATCGGAGGAGATGAAAGTCCAGGTTCGGTGGTACGAGAAGCTGCACAGCTGGGAGAAGGCGCTTGCACTGTACGAGGAAAAGTTGAAGTCGGATGCGAATGATTTGGACTCCAGACTTGGTCAAATGAGGTGCTTGGAAGCTCTCGGCGAATGGTCCTCACTGAATGCCCTGGCGAAGGATAAATGGGACTCACTTGGGGTAGAGGGACACACCAAGGCGGGTCGATTGGCGGCAGCCGCCGCTTGGGGTCTGAAGGATTGGGAAGGAATGCAAGAGTTTGTCAAATTCATCCCCGAAGAAACCCAAGACGGCTCGTTCTATCGTGCCGTTTTGGCAGTTCATCATGGAGAATATGAGTTGGCGCAAACACTCATCGATGACACGAGAGACTTGCTGGATACAGAGCTCACGGCGATGGCCAGCGAGTCGTACGAACGCGCCTACGGGGCAATGGTTTGCGTGCAAATGCTCGCCGAACTTGAAGAAGTTATCCAATACAAACTGATCCCCGAACGCCAGGAAACCATCAAATCAATGTGGTGGGATCGATTACTCGGGGGACAGCGTCTGGTCGAAGACTGGCAGCGAATTCTCCAGGTGCACTCACTCGTGGTTCATCCGGTGGATGACGTCCGCACATGGCTCAAGTTCGCATCGCTCTGTCGGAAGAGTGGTTCGCTGAAACTGTCCGAGAAAACGCTGCTCATGCTGCTTCCCTACGATCCCTCCAAGTACCCGGATCACCCCCTCAGATATTCCGAGCCGGACATCAGCTTCGCCTACACAAAACATCTCTGGATGGCCGATGAACGCCAACGTGCGTACGAACAACTCTGTCGCTTGGTCGCAGATATGAGCatcgaggggaacttcgatCTCGACGAGAAAGACGAAAACCGTCGTCTCCTAGCGCGCTGCTACATGAAGCTAGGCCAGTGGCAGAACCAACTCCAGGGTCTGAACGAGCAATCTATCAAAGGCATCCTCGCATGCTATGAGAAAGCAACCAAGCACGACTCGAACTGGTACAAAGCGTGGCATCTGTGGGCCTATATGAACTTCGAAGTGGTCCAAAACCAGAAGCAACAGGAAGACCTGCAGAAAAATCCCGGTGGAGACAAAGAGAAATGCATGATTCGGCAGTACGCTGTGCCTGCGGTCGAAGGATTCTTCCGCTCGATCAACCTCTCGCAGGGAAATTCCCTCCAGGACACGCTCCGATTGCTAACACTTTGGTTCGACTACGGTCAGTACCCCAAGGTTTACGAAGCCCTCATCGAGGGAATGCGAATGATCGAAATCAACACGTGGCTTCAGGTGATTCCTCAGCTGATCGCCCGCATCGACACCCCCCGGAATCTTGTAGGCGAACTGATCCACCACCTTTTGAACGACATCGGTAAATGTCACCCACAGGCCCTCGTTTACCCGCTAACTGTCGCTTCCAACTCAGCGTCCAGTGCACGCCGACAAGCGGCGCACAAAATTCTCAACTCGATGGGCGAACACTCGTCAACGCTGGTAAACCAAGCCATCATGTGCAGCGAGGAACTGATTCGGGTAGCTATCCTCTGGCACGAGCAGTGGCACGAGGGACTGGAGGAAGCTTCACGGCTCTATTTCGGCGAACGAAACATCGAGGGTATGTTTGAAACGCTGGAACCGCTCCATCAGATGCTCCAACGGGGACCCCAAACACTGAAGGAGACTTCCTTCAACCAGGCGTACGGACGTGATTTGAATGAAGCTCAGGAGTGGTGTAAGCATTACAAGGTAGGGCAATGATTCAATTTCCTTATTTTTTGTCTACGAACATGGTAACTTGTGTACAAATTGTGCTCcgtaaaatttaatatttattgtGTACAATcgtgtgtttatttatttattgactcagtctttgagaggctttcagcctaCATTTTGGTTTGTTCGATTTAGGGTGTTTGCAAGGttctagtaaatgcaaatcgatttttcttaacATATAATCTAAATAGTTtttggtttgttgaaaagccctaaATCTCTAATAACAAGCTAACAATACCATAAGGAGTTCAAATTAATCAAAttcttatgttttttaacgattttcttcaaagcgaaattatgatcatggtttgcccacctCTGATCATAGTTTGTCCGAAAACTGATCATGGCtggttttcttcttcttcttcaatggcactaacgttcctagaggaacttcgccgtctcaacgtagtattacttgcgtcatttttattagtacttagttgagatttctatgccaaataacacgccttgaatgcattctgagtggcaagctctagaatacgcgtgatcacagtgcaagtcggaggaaatttctttgacgaaaagttcccccgaccagaacgggaatcgaacccgaacacccggcatgttagttatgacgctaaccactcggccaagggctGGTTTTAGAActcactatttttgaatgaaaaaaatcaaattttcaattAGTTGTTGCATTGCTCATTGcatgagtttactgtcatcatattgatccattcataatttaagttttcttcagaatattgccttttaaaGGAGAACATCACTCAACACAGAAACTTCATTTCTGGTTCGCGCGaaggacaacaaaacaaaacaaatgaactgcagcgcgccaagcggctaCCATaacgttttcattgaaaaaatggacaaaaattaccatttttcatgggtttaccttcacacgcactatCGAAattacccatgcagcatcaatcatagtaactcaTAAGTCAGTAGAAATATTTTGACAGCTCTATCCGTCGAACTCTAATCGTGATGGCAAAAACATCACGCGTGCTCGTTGaaagaacggtaccccgtcgcgtcgaaaacggccatcgtgcggcactttgtggacaccGGATACGCTCGgtatctacaacatcttggcactattggacaaaaatcagagcatcgaaagaaagcccggttccgggGCCGGGAGTcatatattttgacaatttttgtcttacaactatgttagtaatatgtaaccgattactcgcggttggctcgaggttagtattacaagtgttctcataattggtatgttgcagtcttcgatgctctgtacgtgtgcccgacacgggatacttcctatt from Toxorhynchites rutilus septentrionalis strain SRP chromosome 3, ASM2978413v1, whole genome shotgun sequence encodes:
- the LOC129775553 gene encoding serine/threonine-protein kinase Tor — its product is MSNVVQQFVNGLKSRNKDAQNKAAQELSLYVKTELREMQQDDLLAFFDDFNHHIFEMLSSADTNDKKGGVLAINCLISGDVVNTTTRISRYSNNLRNLLPSSDICVMELAAKVLVKLALLPGSKGAESFEFDIKRAFEWLTEERTEGKRHAAVLVLRELAVAMPTFFYQQVGSFFEHIFVAIKDPKPMIREGAGQALRAVLIVTSQREGTKQNNNPQWYNHCYDSAIDCFNELPTRERGFCRDDRIHGALIVFNEILRSSNSAWEKKYMQLESLNVDRRIRHTDESAGIFPRIRVPFMEKLSGSHGSGGSNYTSRYSDGCDIKFFRQNTSIQESALCRALVNDNYDLICQKVLEQRSSKSPYVIQYMLTILPRLAAFNRRDFVNNHLKNVVNYLIATLKSKERERNLAFVTLGYIAVAVEKDIERNIKRIMEVVTAALPPKDVPNKKKMFVDPSVFMCITLLGHALKSAITSDVKNILAPMLSTGLSTGLTVCLHELCENVPQQREEITSGLLKILSYVLMNKPLPQWLPGRAQATLNTNAYEQQTPDMSTTVLALRTLGTFNFEGHSLLPFVQRCADHFLVSEQQEIRIEAVQTCTLLLKLALQSVDSADGSETLTQTVGNVLEKILIVGITDVDPNVRLRVLKSLDDTFDSQLAQPWFLSSLLMMMNDEVFEIRELAIIIIGRLSAINPAYVMPSLRKTMVQILTELEHSGMSRNKEQSARMLDHLIVSTPRLISSYMRPILTTLVPKLKEPESNPGVVLNVLRAIGDLAEVNGGHQVLDKWSNELFAILLEMLSDAGSTEKRAVALWTLGQLVSATGKAVSPYHKYPNLIDILINFLKTEQQSYVRRETIRVLGLLGALDPYKHKMNRGLIDSQTNNILISISDSKTDEYTDLSTSEMLINMGNQLEEYYPAVAISTLMKILRDPTLSHHHISVVQAITFIFKSLGIKCVPYLAQVLPSLLGNIRNAEMNLKEFLFQQLSILIEIVKQHIIGFMDEIFQLIKTFWDSNHPLQSTLINLVEKIAIALGCEFKIYLSQLMPQILRVLLHDTSNNRIVTVKLLSALQKFGNNLDDYLHLIIPAVVKLFEPIDIPFQVSLAALETINYLAEIVDFTDFASRIIHPLVRVLDNHPGQLQTAALQTLCSIMIQLGKKYLVFVPHVNRIMIKHKISYTEYNKLLTKLQSSTTLALDDEFRLRQARFKNREMSMTSDTTIRKLNVSTVDLQLAFKANRRVSKDDWLEWLRRLSIGLLKESKSPALRSCRTLAQNYPQLLKDLFNAAFVSCWTDLPDSLKEELSSSLRQALMVPDLPEITQTILNLAEFMEHCENDALRIDPKLLGERAMECRAYAKALHYKEEEFHNMKEKDQSVFESLILINNKLQQKEAAEGLLEYAREHRNASEEMKVQVRWYEKLHSWEKALALYEEKLKSDANDLDSRLGQMRCLEALGEWSSLNALAKDKWDSLGVEGHTKAGRLAAAAAWGLKDWEGMQEFVKFIPEETQDGSFYRAVLAVHHGEYELAQTLIDDTRDLLDTELTAMASESYERAYGAMVCVQMLAELEEVIQYKLIPERQETIKSMWWDRLLGGQRLVEDWQRILQVHSLVVHPVDDVRTWLKFASLCRKSGSLKLSEKTLLMLLPYDPSKYPDHPLRYSEPDISFAYTKHLWMADERQRAYEQLCRLVADMSIEGNFDLDEKDENRRLLARCYMKLGQWQNQLQGLNEQSIKGILACYEKATKHDSNWYKAWHLWAYMNFEVVQNQKQQEDLQKNPGGDKEKCMIRQYAVPAVEGFFRSINLSQGNSLQDTLRLLTLWFDYGQYPKVYEALIEGMRMIEINTWLQVIPQLIARIDTPRNLVGELIHHLLNDIGKCHPQALVYPLTVASNSASSARRQAAHKILNSMGEHSSTLVNQAIMCSEELIRVAILWHEQWHEGLEEASRLYFGERNIEGMFETLEPLHQMLQRGPQTLKETSFNQAYGRDLNEAQEWCKHYKTSKNIRDLNQAWDLYYHVFRRISRQLPQLTSLELQYVSPKLLACRDLELAVPGSYTPGQELIRIASIQSNLQVITSKQRPRKLCIRGSNGKEYMFLLKGHEDLRQDERVMQLFGLVNTLLLNDPDTFRRNLTIQRYAVIPLSTNSGLIGWVPHCDTLHTLIRDYRDKKKTMLNIEHRIMLRMAPDYDHLILMQKMEVFEYALELTKGDDLAKLLWLKSPSSEVWFDRRTNYTRSLAVMSMVGYILGLGDRHPSNLMLDRLSGKILHIDFGDCFEVAMTRQKFPEKIPFRLTRMLINAMEVTGIEGTYRRTCESVMHVLRRNKDSLMAVLEAFVYDPLLNWRLLDADKNRRSKNATDVDSTAESIEETLDLLTINARNLRMNEQNANGGGGGGVGATDVVDQGSNCIANPAEATNNKARAIVDRVKQKLTGKDFNIDPDPVQRQVDLLIQQATNNENLCQCYIGWCPFW